The DNA segment ACCACGGCGAACCAAAAATTCCGACAAATAGGCTACCGTTTGTTTCCGACGATGGGGGACGCGGCGCATGAAAACGCTGTCGCGTAGTAATTACCGTTATGCGATAAAGATTCCGACACGCTGCTGTCGCGTTTATGTCAACGCGGCTGTTACGATTTCCTAAATCAACCGGCCCCGCTGACCGCTTGTAGGCGTGTTGTGGGCGCATTTCTACGTGTGCGTTCGGCTACTGCTTTCTTGCTCTTCCTTCTGTCTTTTTATACCCTTAGGTTTTTTTGCCCTCAAAAATGTAGCAAAACGTTCCTGCCCCTGTTCAGCGGCCCACcccaaattttctttctttctttctttctttctttctttctttctttctttctttctttctttctttctctctctctttctttctttctttctttctttctgtctgtctgtctgtctgtctgtctgtctgtctgtctgtctgtctgtctgtctgtctgtctgtctgtgcaccTCACGGCTGACAGCGGCTGTCGCCCACCCTCCTTCGCGCAGGTCTACGCTCCTCAGCCGTACCAGTTCGGCTACGAGACGCAGGACGAGTACGGCAACCGCCAGTCGAGGCACGAGCAGGACGCCGGCAACGGCGTGAAGACCGGCATGTACGGGTTCCGCGACGCCGCCGGCCTGTTCCGGCAGGTGCAGTATGTGGCCGACCACCGGGGCTTCCGTGCCTGGGTCAAGACCAACGAGCCCGGCACGCAGGACTCGGCGCCCGCCTCGGTGCGCATCGAGTCGCAGCAGCCGCACGCCGCTCACGTCGCTAGCGCCGCCTCCGCAGCGCCGCACCACTACCGCCTGGTGGCGCCCAGGCCACAGCCACAGGTAGGGTCTGACGAGTGCGTCTCCTCGCGCAGTGCTACAGTACGGTGTCACATAGCCCTTCGGATAGATCGATAGCGTAGGTGTGCtgaacactactttagttttcttgcCTATACCTCATTTCTGCTAATTTCACAGCCgatgtgaaagagagagagagagagaaacacttTAACAGTAGCTAAGACACTGGCCTCAACCAATGCTTGTAACGACTGAATTTAGTTGTCACCAAGTGCCTGCCACTGATATCGAAATCATTGTAAAATCTCTGAAATTCGGGTGTTCGTTCTGCTGACAGAAGTCTTGTTGgacgtgtatgtatatatatatatatatatagatatatatatatatatatatatatatatatatatatatatagtgttttgCACAACAAGACTGAAAGTATACCTCCTATGACTCACGCGTTTTAGATTAATCACGAGCCTGTATCCAGTCCTGTTTCCAGCGCTCGTAACACTGATCAGTAGAGCCATCACGGACTGATCAGCCACGTGCATGGTGCGTAGagcaagctgaaaaaaaaaagttcatattTGAGCATCTAGATAAACATAAATGGGCCTCAAGTACTTGTTTCAGTACACTGGAACTATGGAATGGCAGAACAAAAGTCACTGCAGCAAAACTATGCACGTAAGCCAAAATCACATGGTGCTTTGAAATGGAAGACAAAATAAGCAGTCTGCAAGTTATGGTTAACTTGATTCAATCAATTGATTTATGAAGGGTCATCGAGCTccagacatttttctttccaaATGTGATGAATGGGATCTTTAAGGCAGCGGTTTAGAATGAGCGAGTTGATTCAGCTTGCATTTTATTAGGAACTGTAATCAATGACAGGAAAAGTAAGCCGGCATTCCGTTTATTGACCTTTGGGCATCACCCGAACCGTTGGTGTAGTTTGCAAGTGTAAAATTGGTTGCCAGAACGTGCTCGAAGTGTCAGTAGCGCCAGAGTccaatggaaggactctggtagcGCATAGCATCTATAATTGCTGGGTTTAGTACCATATTGCTTTAGGTAGTGAGTTTTGCTTGTGGGAAATTTGGAATTCTCACTTTGTTACAACTTAAACGCTGTGTGGAACAGGTTTCGCACAAAACGACTGTTGTTACTTCGTTATCTAATGATTTTGTCATTAGTTTATGATAAACTCGCATCGACACTCAGCTAGCCAATTTCGCTATGCGTTAACGGGCGAACACGCCACAGGTGAAAGCAACGACGAAAGTCGCCGAATGTTGTAAGCTTGGCTGCGCTGAAACATcgcaaaaaataattaaaaggGGGAGGAACTGTATCAACACATACATTTAAACTTTAACACTCCTCAACAACTTTTCGTCCGGAGTAGAGGAGAGGGGGAAGAGAGAGATAAGTTGGGAGGCCAGCTGGTTACCCTGTGCAGGAGTAACATAGAAGatggaaacaaacgtgacagcaagACAGGAAAGCACAGATAAATCaagaaagcgaagaaaaaaagaacgaaactgCACCGAAGTGCGGTGTAGCGCGCACAACTCTCGACAACTAAGTTACGAAAGCGAACAATGTAGGGCAGTCGTGAACAATCAGAAATTCCACCCGTGAGTCATCGAGAGGAACTAGCGATGTGGAGGCAGTTATTGGCGCTACACGCAAGTAACATGAGCCATGTTGATTGTGTTCTCGATCGCTGGTCGCAGGTGCACCACCTAGACACCGTCGCGGCGACGCCTGCGTTCGTGGCTGCTGCACCGGCGTTCGCGGCTACGCCCCTGAGGAAGGTTCCCGTACACCACTCTCTCTACCCAATCGGCGAGATATCGGCGAGACATGGCCCCATTCAGCAGGCGTACTCCCAGCAGGTATGTATAGCGTCCCTATATGCATGCTGGAgaacagtaatgaaaaaaaaattgatcttAGGGACACGTTGCTCCGAATTTGAGGTTGAAGCATTATTTTGGCTGAAGGTGGATTTCGCCTTGCACGTGCTGCCGGTAAGTGCCCCGCCCGAGCGAGTTGGCTTATCGGTTGCGTGATTGGCTGGGTAGACCGGCATTGAAATACCCGCGTTAGTACTAATAACCGGTTCCGATTTTCAATATTCCTCAGTGCAAAACACAGAAATTGTGTTGGGCGCGTTGGCGGAAGCGTTGCAGACTATGCTAAGAAGGCGAACCACTTTAGAGCACTTTAAAGGTTGCAGCGGGGCTACGCCTGGGAAGTTGTCCTGGCCGGCTTCGGTGAAACAACAAAGCCCCTGTGACTTTCGGCTCAATGTAAATGTCGCCACCGCGACCTCGAATTGATACCAGGACTTCGTTCTTGCTGCGCTGAAGAGCATTTCATATTCAGAGAGACTACAGTGTTGTTCTTTCTTAATTTGTGTTCTTCATTCTGCTGTGTTCTTAATTTAATTTACGGGTTTACTTAAAATTCTGCACCTGTTTCCGCCAGAGGTTGGGTATTTTTAGATGCGCAATAAACGGCATATTCTCGTTGGTTGGGGGCCGGCGAATATATTAGGTAATTCGCTGACAATACGGGACTAACTATTGATCCGCATCGCCGAACCGATGTCAAAGATGAAAAAGCGAGCTTTCGACCCATCACGCTCCATTTCACAGGTTCCAGTGGTTCGCAAGCCATCGTTCCGTCGCCTGGCTGCGAGACCCGCCGCTGTCGTGCCCGTTCTGACTCCTGTGGTGGCCTCCCAGGGAGCATCGCCGATCGCTGTTAACTACGGAGGCAACCGCGGCACCGTCGCAAGGAGTGTGAGCGGAGGCAGCGGAGGCAGTGGAGCCGGCGGAGCCACCGGAGGTTCCTCGCGCACCGTCAAGAAGGTGCGTCGCCGCAAGCCCGCCGAGTTCTTCAAGAAGTCCATCATCAACAAGCAGCGCCCCAAGCCGCAAGGTCTTCGCGTACGCGTCGTTCAGGCCACCAAGGACGGACGCTTTAGAACCGTCGAGGTGCCCGTCTACAAGGACTAAGCGCGTTGACCCTCCTAACTTATTGTCCCGTCCACTTTAAAGGCCACCGATATTGATGTGAACTGTGAGGTCCCCGCAGTCCGCTTGCGCTGGCTGACCCACTTATGCGTGTGGAGGCAGCTCAGCAGCAACATGGCTGACGTCACGCCCGTCATGCTTTAACAGTTATGCAGGCAGGCTCAGCTATTGGAGGAAGAGAGGACAACGAAAATGAGGGGGCTTGACATCTGCCAAGCACCCTTGCGTGTCACTGAACGTCCTGTTGAGATTTCGGGGCAGTGAACGTGTCGATTTAGCCTACGTTCGCACCCTCGTTCCAACGTAGGTTTAATCAGCACGTGTACAGTTCGAAAGCTCCCGCACGCGTTCCTGGTATCATGCTCTGCGTCACGCAAGGCTCTTGCCGAAAACAACGTTACGGCAGCCGTCCACGCACGCTGGGCCAGCTGTTACGTCTGCGCAGAGCAATGAAATACGTAAAATCGGTGATGGTACTGAGCAGCGTATGCCAAATCAGGATGTTTATTGTGCTTCGTTTGGATTTTAGAAGCGCTTTCTTCGGAGTGGCGACTGTGCCTTTGGGCCTTCGCTGACTGCCTGAAGGAAGATTGTCGTTTTTGTGCCTGGGCAAGCGTTAACTGCTGCCTTCAGCAATTTTTTCGAGCTAGCAGCCCTCACTCCAGGCGTTCATAACCGCCCCGTAGGCGCCGCGTGCCGTGTTCGGTAGGGAAGGTAGTACAGTGAATTGAGTAAGTTTTGGTTGTAGAGGCGCATTTTCGCGCAAAGTTTACATGACGCCAATTGAACGAAGAGTGGTGACGAATGCTTATTCAGTGACATGCTCATAAAAATGCTGCCCAAGCAACCAGACCGAACATCCAGAAGCACTGCCATGAATTTCTGGAGTGCAACAAAAGTGCAGTAGGAAGTTCACGACAGTTCTTGAGCAATGACAGCTGAAGTCACAGCAATAGCGAGGTAACTTAAAGAACACCAGCGCCTTAAGGAATTTGGGGGGCTTGAAAACCCATATTGTTATGATAAATTTCCCGAAATGTTATCGCACCTTGGTGTGTGCACATGAgatttttccttttcttggaGAGCCTACATTACCCTGAAAACTGGGACAAAACGGGTACGAGGGAGACACGGGTATGACGGAAGCAAAGTACTACCGTAGTCCAGACATTTCCACACTGAACCATGGCGGTATACCATGGTTTAGAAGTTCAATTCTGGAATAAAATCTAGTTCACGGCTGTATACCATGGTTTTGAAGTTCAATTGTGGAAGAAAATCTAGTTCACTTGTTGTGCAGACACTTTATCGGTATTTGTTTTATAACGAGTTTACAAAAATAGGCTATTTACTAAACGCTATAGTTGTGACTTCGGTAATAGGAGAAGTTCTTGTTTTTTGGGTTGTTCGTCGGTAAGATATGCGTTATATTTCACGTTATGTCGCAGCCTGTTGGTTGTACAGAGGTAGTTCTGGAGTGTTTTCGTCAGTATGTGCAATCGTGTCGCTCTTCGCTATTCCACAAAAATTACCTGTGAGAACGTGTTCGCTTTCCTACTGAACTGCCTGAGCCTTGACTGCCACGCTTTGACAAGCTTCTTTGGCGCACGCATGTACAAAGAATGCCACTCGAAGGCTGATTATGTATGTCGAAACGACCACGTTGTGTGTGCATTGTTTCATATGAAACCTCTACGTCACAATTTTGTATGcatgtttcttgtttctttctttcaaggcAAAGCCTAGTTAACTTGTGTTGCCGTAAC comes from the Dermacentor variabilis isolate Ectoservices chromosome 2, ASM5094787v1, whole genome shotgun sequence genome and includes:
- the LOC142572635 gene encoding uncharacterized protein LOC142572635 codes for the protein MKLLQVALLACALAASARAGYDEQEVYAPQPYQFGYETQDEYGNRQSRHEQDAGNGVKTGMYGFRDAAGLFRQVQYVADHRGFRAWVKTNEPGTQDSAPASVRIESQQPHAAHVASAASAAPHHYRLVAPRPQPQVHHLDTVAATPAFVAAAPAFAATPLRKVPVHHSLYPIGEISARHGPIQQAYSQQVPVVRKPSFRRLAARPAAVVPVLTPVVASQGASPIAVNYGGNRGTVARSVSGGSGGSGAGGATGGSSRTVKKVRRRKPAEFFKKSIINKQRPKPQGLRVRVVQATKDGRFRTVEVPVYKD